The Candidozyma auris chromosome 1, complete sequence genome includes a region encoding these proteins:
- the MNN11 gene encoding alpha-1,6-mannosyltransferase, whose translation MLTLRLRPKSKVASDSGAFLPEPATFKGMRPRSNKIVLLLIVFTLLWFFNPLRWMAVPWTRNGTTYTAPKPYMSEFTIETPSKYIFPPVDHVPQLKELGAAGLVRQVRIKDPDMPEVEKTLFQSLNVYDDKDPVTSKQRDEAEAALSGEAAVKVAFKNQDKMVYKPKTMKNYPKVVIVTAVDFDQYSIEAITKIVQNRVDYGHKQNYGVYVRWYQEFVPLMNSLAFLTDKERSKWVRLYCLRAAMFAFPHAEWFWYFDQHGFVMNQNVDLINYLLDTDALKKSMLIEQPVIPPDGLIRTYKNISPSRVRLIFTQSDQKIESNSFIVKNDFLGRGLLDTWGDRLFVKYNNFPYGPESAITHILQWHPFALSRSAIVPARTINSLHSEVTPKEESKDQLHYHKGDLVVQWSSCETPLKCEEILNGYHTIMKSEN comes from the coding sequence ATGCTAACCCTTCGATTGAGGCCGAAGCTGAAAGTGGCTTCCGACTCGGGTGCATTTTTGCCTGAACCAGCCACTTTCAAAGGTATGAGGCCCAGGTCAAACAAAATTGTCCTTTTGCTAATCGTTTTCACGCTCCTCTGGTTCTTTAACCCACTTCGGTGGATGGCCGTTCCCTGGACAAGAAACGGGACCACGTACACTGCACCAAAACCATACATGTCTGAGTTTACAATTGAAACGCCGTCGAAATACATTTTTCCACCAGTGGATCACGTTCCTCAACTCAAGGAGCTAGGTGCTGCAGGGTTGGTGAGACAAGTCCGAATCAAGGATCCAGATATGCCCGAGGTGGAGAAAACGTTGTTTCAGTCCCTAAATGTGTATGATGATAAGGACCCCGTGACTCTGAAACAGAGGGATGAGGCAGAGGCTGCGTTGTCGGGAGAGGCTGCGGTGAAGGTAGCATTCAAGAACCAAGACAAGATGGTGTATAAACCCAAGACGATGAAAAATTATCCAAAGGTGGTCATTGTCACTGCAGTTGATTTTGATCAATATTCGATTGAGGCCATTACGAAAATCGTGCAAAACAGAGTCGACTATGGTCACAAGCAGAATTACGGAGTCTATGTAAGGTGGTATCAAGAGTTCGTGCCACTAATGAACAGTTTGGCTTTCTTGACCGACAAAGAGCGCTCCAAGTGGGTTCGTCTCTACTGCCTACGAGCTGCTATGTTTGCTTTTCCTCATGCTGAGTGGTTCTGGTACTTCGATCAGCACGGCTTTGTCATGAACCAGAATGTCGACCTCATAAATTACCTTCTCGACACCGAtgccttgaagaagagcatGTTGATCGAGCAACCAGTCATCCCTCCTGACGGTCTCATAAGGACTTACAAAAACATCCTGCCGTCAAGAGTGAGACTAATCTTCACCCAGTCAGATCAAAAAATCGAATCCAACTCTTTCATTGTCAAGAACGACTTCTTGGGCCGCGGCCTACTAGACACTTGGGGCGATCGATTATTTGTGAAGTATAACAATTTTCCCTACGGTCCTGAGTCTGCCATCACCCATATCCTTCAGTGGCATCCTTTTGCGCTCAGCAGATCTGCAATCGTGCCTGCTCGGACGATAAACTCTTTGCATAGTGAGGTCACGCCGAAAGAAGAGTCGAAAGACCAGCTCCATTACCATAAGGGAGATTTGGTTGTTCAGTGGTCTTCTTGTGAAACACCGCTCAAGTGCGAAGAAATCCTCAACGGCTACCATACAATCATGAAACTGGAGAACTAG